One part of the Actinomyces howellii genome encodes these proteins:
- the rsmH gene encoding 16S rRNA (cytosine(1402)-N(4))-methyltransferase RsmH: MRPTAQCQPLKGPEGHDGAVPAARRHTPVLLERCLELLAPALSPQAGGAPGAVLIDCTLGMGGHAEAALERFPDLRVVGIDRDPQAIALAGERLARFGQRFSAVRTTYDHVDEVARSASSRQDGTVDAVLMDLGVSSLQLDEVGRGFSYARSAPLDMRMDQSGGTTAQELLDTAEERELARILRTYGEERFASRIASEIVRRRRAGQPVRTTDELVELVRAAVPAAARRAGGNPAKRTFQALRIAVNSELEVLKRAIPRALNSLRVGGRLVVESYQSLEDRVVKQALAAGASPRAPEGLPVVPLEAQPYLELLTRGAERAQATELAANPRSAPVRLRAAARTRPAAQAPAPHSTQRADGARHPSKNTRGRTRR, from the coding sequence ATGCGCCCGACGGCGCAGTGCCAGCCGCTCAAGGGCCCTGAGGGCCACGACGGCGCGGTGCCGGCCGCCCGTCGGCACACCCCCGTCCTCCTCGAGCGCTGCCTCGAGCTGCTCGCCCCTGCCCTGTCCCCCCAGGCCGGGGGCGCGCCCGGCGCGGTGCTCATCGACTGCACGCTGGGCATGGGAGGACACGCCGAGGCCGCCCTCGAGCGCTTCCCGGACCTGCGGGTGGTGGGCATCGACCGCGACCCGCAGGCCATCGCCCTGGCCGGGGAGCGACTGGCCCGCTTCGGTCAGCGATTCAGCGCGGTGCGCACCACCTACGACCACGTCGACGAGGTCGCGCGCTCGGCCTCGTCACGTCAGGACGGCACCGTCGACGCGGTCCTCATGGACCTGGGCGTGTCCTCCCTCCAGCTCGACGAGGTCGGTCGCGGCTTCTCCTACGCGCGTTCCGCCCCGCTCGACATGCGCATGGACCAGTCGGGTGGCACGACCGCCCAGGAGCTGCTCGACACCGCCGAGGAGCGTGAGCTCGCGCGGATCCTGCGCACCTACGGCGAGGAGCGCTTCGCCTCCCGGATCGCCTCCGAGATCGTGCGCCGACGCCGGGCCGGTCAGCCGGTCAGGACGACCGACGAGCTCGTCGAGCTCGTGCGGGCCGCCGTTCCCGCCGCCGCGCGGCGCGCCGGCGGGAACCCTGCCAAGCGCACCTTCCAGGCCCTGCGCATCGCGGTCAACTCCGAGCTCGAGGTCCTCAAGCGCGCGATCCCGCGGGCGCTCAACTCCCTGCGGGTAGGCGGACGCCTGGTCGTCGAGTCCTACCAGAGCCTGGAGGACCGCGTCGTCAAGCAGGCCCTGGCCGCGGGAGCCTCACCCCGCGCGCCCGAGGGCCTGCCGGTGGTCCCCCTCGAGGCCCAGCCCTACCTCGAGCTGCTCACACGCGGTGCGGAGCGTGCGCAGGCCACCGAGCTCGCCGCCAACCCGCGCAGCGCCCCGGTCCGGCTGCGCGCCGCAGCCCGGACCCGGCCCGCGGCCCAGGCCCCGGCCCCTCACAGCACGCAACGCGCCGACGGCGCACGACACCCGAGCAAGAACACACGTGGAAGGACGCGTCGATGA
- the mraY gene encoding phospho-N-acetylmuramoyl-pentapeptide-transferase, whose translation MTAILLSAAVGLLVTLLGTPLLIRFLHRREYGQFIRQDGPQQHLTKRGTPTMGGMVVIVATVLGYAVANLIELRTPRASGVLLLFLIVGLGLIGFVDDFAKISKQRSLGLRAWQKIVGQALIGITFSVAALAFADRNGLTPASTRVSFARDSTIDLAFAGAGLGLVLFVVWANFLITAWSNAVNLTDGLDGLAAGSSAMVFGAYTLIGVWQTNQSCTYGHGDAVATLCYQTRDPRDLAMIAAALMGACFGFLWWNASPAKIFMGDTGSLALGGAVAGLSILSRTEFLAVIIGGLFLAEVLSVGIQVLSFKSTGRRVLRMAPLHHHFELGGWTEVNVVIRFWIIAGACVVVGLGLFYAEYLVS comes from the coding sequence ATGACCGCGATCCTCCTGTCCGCCGCAGTGGGCCTGCTCGTCACCCTCCTGGGCACGCCGCTGCTCATCCGCTTCCTCCACCGACGCGAGTACGGCCAGTTCATCCGCCAGGACGGCCCGCAGCAGCACCTGACCAAGCGCGGCACCCCGACGATGGGCGGCATGGTCGTCATCGTGGCCACGGTGCTGGGTTACGCGGTGGCCAACCTCATCGAGCTGCGCACCCCGCGCGCCTCGGGCGTGCTCCTGCTCTTCCTCATCGTGGGCCTGGGCCTCATCGGCTTCGTCGACGACTTCGCCAAGATCTCCAAGCAGCGCTCCCTGGGGCTGCGGGCCTGGCAGAAGATCGTCGGCCAGGCGCTCATCGGCATCACCTTCTCGGTGGCGGCCCTGGCCTTCGCCGACCGCAACGGGCTCACACCCGCCTCGACCCGAGTGTCCTTCGCCCGGGACTCCACCATCGACCTGGCCTTCGCCGGCGCCGGGCTCGGGCTCGTCCTGTTCGTCGTGTGGGCCAACTTCCTCATCACCGCCTGGTCCAACGCGGTCAACCTCACCGACGGCCTCGACGGCCTGGCCGCAGGGTCCTCGGCCATGGTCTTCGGCGCCTACACCCTCATCGGGGTGTGGCAGACCAACCAGTCCTGCACCTACGGCCACGGCGACGCCGTGGCGACCCTGTGCTACCAGACCCGGGACCCACGCGACCTGGCGATGATCGCCGCCGCGCTCATGGGGGCCTGCTTCGGCTTCCTGTGGTGGAACGCCTCCCCGGCCAAGATCTTCATGGGGGACACGGGGTCGCTGGCCCTGGGCGGTGCCGTGGCCGGGCTGTCGATCCTGTCGCGCACCGAGTTCCTCGCGGTCATCATCGGCGGGCTGTTCCTGGCCGAGGTCCTCAGCGTGGGGATCCAGGTCCTGTCCTTCAAGTCCACTGGTCGCCGCGTCCTCCGCATGGCGCCGCTGCACCACCACTTCGAACTGGGAGGATGGACCGAGGTCAACGTCGTCATCCGCTTCTGGATCATCGCCGGCGCCTGCGTCGTGGTGGGACTGGGGCTGTTCTACGCCGAGTACCTCGTGTCCTGA
- a CDS encoding UDP-N-acetylmuramoyl-L-alanyl-D-glutamate--2,6-diaminopimelate ligase, whose translation MSTHAYESAAALRPRHPAPTGLRALAERFELAGDPGTGAGPEVVGVSVDSGDVAAGELFIALPGMRTHGAQFAAQAVAAGAVAVLTDTEGARIVRREAPGVPVLTHPDPRAMAGPLAAEVHHHPARGLTTTAVTGTNGKTTTAYFVHAILSAHLGGCMIAGTVELRVGDLAVESPRTTVEAPVLQRLMALALEEGVGGASLEASSHAIVLHRLDGTVVDVAGFTNLQRDHLDFHQTMEDYLEAKAALFTPQHARRGVVCVDDQWGQALAARVRDAGLIEVDRLRAYPGQAQTDWWVTDAEVSMTDAATTFVLHGPQGELITASCPLPGLVNVQNAALALVMTIRAGVPADTAVAALAAAHDIPGRMQRVCQRDGVRGTCIVDFAHTPDALELTLTAVRQITPGRLIIVFGSDGDRDEGKRPMLGEVAARLADVLVVTDENPRSEDPGSIRAAVLEGVRSVRPDLVDVEEVTTWRGDAVCRGVELCGPEDTVIVTGKGHEPFLEAAGEFIRYNDAPVMRQAVADKWGRS comes from the coding sequence ATGAGCACCCACGCCTACGAGTCCGCAGCGGCCCTGCGTCCGCGCCACCCTGCGCCCACGGGCCTCAGGGCGCTGGCCGAGCGGTTCGAGCTGGCCGGCGACCCCGGGACCGGCGCGGGCCCCGAGGTCGTCGGCGTGAGCGTGGACTCCGGGGACGTGGCCGCCGGCGAGCTCTTCATCGCGCTGCCGGGGATGAGGACCCACGGGGCGCAGTTCGCCGCCCAGGCGGTCGCAGCGGGTGCGGTGGCGGTCCTCACCGACACCGAGGGCGCCCGGATCGTGCGACGCGAGGCGCCCGGCGTGCCCGTCCTCACCCACCCCGACCCCAGGGCGATGGCGGGCCCGCTGGCCGCCGAGGTCCACCACCACCCCGCCCGGGGCCTGACGACGACGGCGGTGACCGGGACGAACGGCAAGACGACGACCGCCTACTTCGTCCACGCCATCCTGTCCGCCCACCTGGGGGGCTGCATGATCGCCGGCACCGTCGAGCTGCGGGTCGGGGACCTGGCCGTGGAGTCGCCGCGCACGACGGTCGAGGCCCCCGTCCTCCAACGGCTCATGGCGCTGGCGCTCGAGGAGGGCGTGGGCGGTGCGTCCCTCGAGGCCTCCAGCCACGCGATCGTCCTGCACCGGCTCGACGGCACCGTCGTCGACGTCGCGGGATTCACCAACCTCCAGCGCGACCACCTCGACTTCCACCAGACCATGGAGGACTACCTCGAGGCCAAGGCCGCCCTGTTCACCCCGCAGCACGCCCGCAGGGGCGTGGTCTGCGTCGACGACCAGTGGGGGCAGGCCCTCGCCGCCCGGGTCCGTGACGCGGGCCTCATCGAGGTCGACAGGCTGAGGGCCTATCCCGGCCAGGCGCAGACCGACTGGTGGGTCACCGACGCCGAGGTCTCGATGACCGACGCGGCCACGACCTTCGTCCTCCACGGGCCGCAGGGGGAGCTGATCACGGCCTCCTGCCCGCTGCCCGGACTGGTCAACGTGCAGAACGCGGCGCTCGCGCTCGTCATGACGATCCGTGCAGGCGTCCCCGCGGACACGGCCGTGGCCGCACTGGCCGCGGCCCACGACATCCCCGGCCGCATGCAGCGCGTCTGCCAGCGCGACGGCGTGCGAGGCACGTGCATCGTCGACTTCGCCCACACACCCGACGCCCTCGAGCTCACCCTGACGGCCGTGCGCCAGATCACCCCAGGGCGGCTCATCATCGTCTTCGGGTCCGACGGCGACCGTGACGAGGGCAAGCGCCCGATGCTCGGTGAGGTCGCCGCCCGCCTGGCCGACGTGCTCGTCGTCACCGACGAGAACCCCCGTTCCGAGGACCCCGGGTCGATCCGCGCGGCCGTCCTGGAGGGCGTGCGCTCGGTCCGTCCTGACCTGGTCGACGTCGAGGAGGTCACGACCTGGCGCGGGGACGCGGTTTGCCGCGGTGTCGAGCTGTGCGGGCCCGAGGACACCGTCATCGTCACCGGCAAGGGCCACGAGCCGTTCCTCGAGGCCGCCGGAGAGTTCATCCGCTACAACGACGCCCCCGTCATGCGCCAGGCGGTCGCAGACAAGTGGGGCAGGAGCTGA
- a CDS encoding peptidoglycan D,D-transpeptidase FtsI family protein, giving the protein MNPSRRRVLQSFGLAGFVALTGRTAWLQTVAGPELAAKAKVERTVTWVNRAPRGDILGRDDTVLASSAVSYDIGVNQVKIAQYEHVEDQVDPATGRTESVVVGHGPAAAAKQMAEILGLDPQELGAAMVGDSTYVVIAEAVAPDTWRQIKALAIPGVEPDQRTRRTYPAGTVAGNVLGFTYEDQGRRLVGSAGLENTQNTVLTGTDGKGSVEIGKTGEIIPTGEQQEVAAVPGATVRTTLNPDLQALAQEAVDEVVAAQGAVWGCAVVMEPATGKVLVLADSHTVDPADPGATPEADRYARCVQAVFEPGSVGKVITFASALEEGVLDPDEEWTVPFTWTTSNGESFRDAHEHPLQVLTSSQVLAESSNVGTVQIGERLSDEVRHDYLVRFGYGSTTGIEMPGESAGLVIPVEEWDARTRYTTMFGQGIAGTALQAVQVLATVANKGVMVHPRVIDAWIDAEGVETAQDPALGDRVISEATAQTLTEMLIGVTQEGGTAEAASIDGYLVAGKTGTTEILTEDGTVASFVGFTPARDPAIAVAVIVYRPEGTYGGTVAAPVFRKIALAAMHTLGIAPDPGVIASQAADQADAEAAQAAQEAGVAQTQEGAGTQAQEGAGAGTEG; this is encoded by the coding sequence GTGAACCCGAGCCGTCGTCGCGTCCTGCAGTCCTTCGGGCTCGCAGGCTTCGTGGCCCTGACAGGCCGGACGGCGTGGCTGCAGACGGTGGCAGGACCCGAGCTGGCGGCCAAGGCGAAGGTGGAGCGCACCGTCACCTGGGTCAACCGCGCCCCCCGGGGCGACATCCTGGGGCGGGACGACACGGTGCTGGCCTCCTCGGCGGTGTCGTACGACATCGGCGTCAACCAGGTCAAGATCGCCCAGTACGAGCACGTCGAGGACCAGGTCGACCCGGCCACGGGCCGCACGGAGTCCGTCGTCGTCGGTCACGGCCCCGCCGCCGCCGCCAAGCAGATGGCCGAGATCCTCGGCCTCGACCCCCAGGAGCTGGGGGCCGCCATGGTCGGGGACTCCACCTACGTCGTCATCGCCGAGGCGGTGGCCCCCGACACGTGGCGGCAGATCAAGGCGCTGGCCATCCCCGGGGTGGAGCCCGACCAGCGCACCCGGCGCACCTACCCTGCCGGGACCGTGGCAGGCAACGTCCTGGGGTTCACCTACGAGGACCAGGGGCGGCGGCTCGTGGGGAGCGCGGGCCTGGAGAACACGCAGAACACCGTGCTGACCGGGACCGACGGCAAGGGCAGCGTCGAGATCGGCAAGACCGGTGAGATCATCCCCACCGGGGAGCAGCAGGAGGTCGCCGCCGTCCCGGGGGCGACGGTGCGCACGACCCTCAACCCCGACCTCCAGGCCCTGGCCCAGGAGGCCGTCGACGAGGTCGTCGCCGCCCAGGGCGCCGTATGGGGCTGCGCCGTCGTCATGGAGCCGGCCACCGGTAAGGTCCTCGTCCTGGCCGACTCCCACACCGTCGACCCCGCCGACCCCGGGGCCACCCCGGAGGCCGACCGGTACGCCCGCTGCGTCCAGGCGGTCTTCGAGCCCGGCAGCGTCGGGAAGGTCATCACCTTCGCCTCGGCCCTCGAGGAGGGGGTGCTCGACCCGGACGAGGAGTGGACCGTGCCCTTCACGTGGACGACCTCCAACGGCGAGAGCTTCCGTGACGCCCACGAGCACCCGCTTCAGGTCCTCACGAGCTCCCAGGTGCTGGCCGAGTCCTCCAACGTCGGCACCGTCCAGATCGGGGAGAGGCTGTCCGACGAGGTGCGCCACGACTACCTCGTGCGCTTCGGCTACGGCTCGACGACGGGCATCGAGATGCCGGGGGAGTCGGCGGGCCTGGTCATCCCGGTGGAGGAGTGGGACGCGCGCACCCGCTACACGACGATGTTCGGCCAGGGCATCGCGGGCACCGCGCTCCAGGCGGTCCAGGTGCTGGCCACGGTCGCGAACAAGGGCGTCATGGTCCACCCGCGTGTCATCGACGCCTGGATCGACGCAGAGGGCGTCGAGACGGCCCAGGACCCCGCCCTGGGTGACCGGGTCATCTCGGAGGCCACCGCCCAGACCCTGACCGAGATGCTCATCGGCGTCACCCAGGAGGGCGGCACGGCGGAGGCCGCCTCCATCGACGGCTACCTCGTGGCGGGCAAGACCGGCACGACCGAGATCCTCACCGAGGACGGGACGGTGGCCTCCTTCGTCGGCTTCACCCCCGCGCGGGACCCCGCCATCGCCGTGGCCGTCATCGTCTACCGCCCCGAGGGCACCTACGGCGGCACGGTGGCCGCCCCCGTGTTCCGCAAGATCGCCCTGGCCGCCATGCACACCCTGGGCATCGCCCCCGACCCCGGCGTCATCGCCTCCCAGGCCGCCGACCAGGCCGACGCCGAGGCCGCCCAGGCCGCGCAGGAGGCGGGCGTCGCCCAGACACAGGAGGGCGCCGGAACCCAGGCGCAGGAGGGGGCCGGAGCCGGAACCGAGGGCTGA
- a CDS encoding DUF3040 domain-containing protein, giving the protein MALTEREQQVLRDLEQQLHSEDPSLAQTMDRVETVGRPSPRHIGAGVALVLVGLTVVVAGVAVGHGPVSIGLGVAGFALAVWGVTLMLTRVGSPKSSSPSSGSRRTSSFMDRQAERWERRRDTER; this is encoded by the coding sequence ATGGCACTGACGGAGCGGGAGCAGCAGGTGCTGCGCGACCTCGAGCAGCAGCTTCACAGCGAGGACCCGTCCCTGGCTCAGACCATGGACCGGGTCGAGACCGTGGGCCGTCCCTCCCCGCGCCACATCGGTGCCGGCGTCGCCCTCGTCCTGGTCGGGCTGACCGTCGTCGTCGCCGGGGTCGCGGTCGGCCACGGCCCGGTGTCCATTGGCCTGGGCGTCGCCGGCTTCGCGCTGGCGGTGTGGGGGGTGACCCTCATGCTCACGCGGGTCGGCTCCCCGAAGTCCTCCTCTCCCTCGAGCGGGTCGCGCAGGACGTCGTCCTTCATGGACCGCCAGGCCGAGCGCTGGGAGCGCCGCCGCGACACCGAGCGCTGA
- the mraZ gene encoding division/cell wall cluster transcriptional repressor MraZ, translated as MFLGTHAPRLDEKGRLILPAKFRDELAGGIVLTRGQERCVYAFTTAEFERMYAQLREAPLAQKQARDYVRVMLSGADSQIPDKQGRITLPAPLRAYAGLTRDLAVIGAGARVEIWDAGAWEAYLSAQEQVFADTAEEIIPGFF; from the coding sequence ATGTTCTTGGGCACCCACGCCCCCCGGCTCGACGAGAAGGGCCGGCTCATCCTCCCGGCGAAGTTCCGTGACGAGCTCGCCGGTGGGATCGTCCTGACCCGAGGTCAGGAGCGTTGCGTCTACGCCTTCACGACCGCGGAGTTCGAGCGCATGTACGCCCAGCTCCGTGAGGCGCCGTTGGCACAGAAGCAGGCGCGCGACTACGTGCGCGTCATGCTCTCGGGCGCGGACTCCCAGATCCCGGACAAGCAGGGGCGCATCACGCTCCCCGCCCCGCTGCGCGCCTACGCAGGGCTCACACGCGACCTGGCGGTCATCGGCGCCGGGGCGCGGGTGGAGATCTGGGACGCAGGGGCGTGGGAGGCCTACCTCTCCGCTCAGGAGCAGGTCTTCGCCGACACCGCCGAGGAGATCATCCCGGGCTTCTTCTGA
- a CDS encoding UDP-N-acetylmuramoyl-tripeptide--D-alanyl-D-alanine ligase has translation MVGAAPIEHAAASVQAGPAAAPAITSVVTDSRQAGPGCLFVAIAGQRTDGHDHIAQVARAGGGAALVSDPQAARASLERDGGGQDLPLLVVPGTVEALGALARAHLVDLRARASRRGAGLTVVAMTGSVGKTTTKDLTRQLLAAQGPTVAPVASFNNEIGLPMTVLGTEESTRYLVLEMGASGPGHIDYLTAIAPLDAAAVLMVGHAHMGGFGSVEGVAAAKAEILRGLEPTGTAVLNRDDPRALAMAGLAPAEVLTFSAAGDPEADLRATGVELGEGARASFDLHLPGLPAPERVTLALPGAHNVSNALAALGLALAAGADPQGLVASLAQARIESPHRMDIGTVERPAGQVLLIDDSYNANIDSMTAALRSLPVVAGTRRSVVVISEMLELGESSRGDHALAGRTAGEVGADLVVGIGAGTGPALEEASRAGARTVLMTDAQEAVASIDALLLDGDAVLVKGSLGSGAWRVADHLKEATDR, from the coding sequence ATGGTCGGCGCCGCCCCGATCGAGCACGCAGCGGCCTCGGTCCAGGCCGGTCCCGCGGCCGCCCCTGCCATCACCTCGGTGGTCACCGACTCCCGCCAGGCCGGGCCGGGCTGCCTGTTCGTGGCCATCGCCGGCCAGCGCACCGACGGGCACGACCACATCGCCCAGGTCGCCCGGGCGGGGGGAGGGGCCGCCCTCGTGTCCGACCCGCAGGCGGCCCGAGCCTCCCTCGAGCGCGACGGGGGCGGGCAGGACCTCCCCCTGCTCGTCGTCCCCGGCACGGTCGAGGCCCTCGGCGCACTGGCCCGCGCCCACCTGGTGGACCTGCGAGCGCGCGCCAGTCGGCGCGGCGCCGGGCTGACGGTCGTGGCCATGACCGGCTCGGTGGGCAAGACGACGACGAAGGACCTCACCCGCCAGCTTCTGGCGGCCCAGGGGCCGACCGTCGCCCCGGTGGCCAGCTTCAACAACGAGATCGGCCTGCCGATGACCGTCCTGGGCACCGAGGAGTCGACCCGCTACCTCGTGCTCGAGATGGGCGCCTCCGGCCCGGGCCACATCGACTACCTCACCGCCATCGCGCCCCTGGACGCCGCCGCGGTGCTCATGGTCGGCCACGCCCACATGGGCGGCTTCGGCTCGGTCGAGGGCGTGGCCGCGGCCAAGGCCGAGATCCTGCGCGGCCTGGAGCCCACGGGGACCGCCGTGCTCAACCGGGACGACCCCCGTGCCCTGGCGATGGCGGGGCTGGCCCCGGCCGAGGTGCTCACCTTCTCCGCGGCCGGGGACCCCGAGGCCGACCTGCGCGCCACCGGGGTCGAGCTGGGGGAGGGGGCGCGCGCCTCCTTCGACCTCCACCTGCCGGGACTGCCCGCGCCCGAGCGCGTCACGCTGGCCCTGCCCGGCGCCCACAACGTGTCCAACGCCCTGGCCGCGCTCGGCCTGGCCCTGGCCGCCGGCGCCGATCCCCAGGGCCTGGTCGCCTCGCTGGCCCAGGCGCGCATCGAGAGCCCCCACCGGATGGACATCGGGACCGTCGAGCGTCCGGCCGGACAGGTCCTGCTCATCGACGACTCCTACAACGCCAACATCGACTCGATGACGGCGGCGCTGCGCTCCCTGCCCGTGGTGGCCGGGACGAGGCGCTCGGTCGTCGTCATCTCCGAGATGCTCGAGCTCGGCGAGTCCTCCCGCGGTGACCACGCCCTGGCCGGACGCACCGCCGGCGAGGTGGGCGCCGACCTCGTGGTCGGCATCGGCGCGGGCACCGGCCCCGCCCTGGAGGAGGCCTCCCGGGCCGGAGCGCGCACCGTGCTCATGACTGACGCACAGGAGGCCGTCGCCTCGATCGACGCCCTCCTGCTCGACGGCGACGCCGTCCTCGTCAAGGGTTCCCTCGGCTCAGGCGCATGGCGCGTGGCCGACCACCTCAAGGAGGCCACCGACCGATGA